In a single window of the Magnolia sinica isolate HGM2019 chromosome 7, MsV1, whole genome shotgun sequence genome:
- the LOC131251618 gene encoding protein indeterminate-domain 16-like has protein sequence MFSSPSPSQGNNASSTIPPQPFPCIENGNNSKRKRRPAGTPDPDAEVVSLSPKTLLESDRYICEICNQGFQRDQNLQMHRRRHKVPWKLLKRETPEVRKRVFVCPEPSCLHHDPCHALGDLVGIKKHFRRKHSNHKQWVCDKCSKGYAVQSDYKAHLKTCGTRGHSCDCGRVFSRVESFIEHQDACNAGRLRPELQAPQPACLSRTASSPSPSSETNFSAATWPGLRMTKQTAMTGSIFLCSDRAPPAPFDLRHNLELQLLPSSNPHPDAFGASFHPNSDETNATRLQLSIGTSSNSNSDIDPSRDSPGGKKSAEELKEQAREQLRLAVAEKAFADEARQQAKRQIELAEQEFANAKRIRQHAQAELDKAQILKEHATKQINATLLQITCHTCKQRFQAAAVAAAPTTVLVPLPDENSLVMSYMSSAVTEGEGENDDQNRRSKMAHHDRSLY, from the exons ATGTTCAGCTCCCCATCACCTTCCCAAGGCAACAATGCCTCCTCTACAATCCCTCCTCAACCCTTCCCTTGCATTGAAAATGGCAACAACAGCAAAAGGAAAAGAAGGCCTGCTGGCACTCCAg ACCCCGATGCAGAAGTCGTCTCCCTCTCTCCGAAGACTCTTCTCGAATCCGACCGTTACATCTGTGAGATCTGCAACCAAGGCTTCCAACGAGATCAGAACCTTCAGATGCACCGTCGCCGTCACAAGGTCCCTTGGAAGCTTCTGAAGAGGGAAACGCCGGAGGTCCGCAAGCGCGTCTTCGTTTGCCCCGAACCTAGCTGCCTGCACCATGACCCTTGCCACGCTCTCGGCGATCTCGTCGGCATCAAAAAGCATTTCCGCCGCAAGCATAGCAATCACAAGCAGTGGGTCTGCGACAAATGTTCTAAGGGCTACGCCGTTCAATCCGATTACAAGGCCCACCTCAAGACCTGCGGCACCAGAGGCCATTCTTGCGATTGTGGCCGTGTTTTCTCAAG GGTAGAAAGCTTCATTGAACATCAAGATGCTTGCAATGCGGGCCGCCTGCGGCCAGAACTACAGGCGCCGCAGCCTGCCTGCCTGTCAAGGACCGCTTCCAGCCCAAGCCCATCAAGCGAAACTAACTTCAGTGCAGCCACATGGCCTGGTTTGAGAATGACGAAGCAGACAGCCATGACTGGGTCCATCTTCTTATGTTCCGATCGGGCCCCACCAGCGCCATTCGATCTTCGCCACAACCTCGAACTTCAGCTTCTACCCTCTTCCAATCCCCATCCCGACGCCTTTGGAGCCTCCTTCCACCCCAATTCCGATGAAACGAATGCCACCCGGTTGCAACTCTCGATCGGAACTTCCAGCAATTCCAATTCCGACATCGACCCAAGTCGTGATTCCCCGGGCGGGAAAAAGTCTGCCGAGGAGCTAAAAGAACAGGCTCGGGAACAGCTCCGGCTAGCTGTCGCAGAGAAGGCATTTGCAGATGAAGCCCGCCAGCAAGCCAAGCGGCAGATCGAACTCGCCGAGCAGGAATTCGCCAATGCGAAGAGAATTCGGCAACATGCACAGGCCGAGCTCGACAAAGCTCAGATCCTCAAAGAGCATGCTACTAAGCAGATCAACGCCACCCTCCTCCAAATCACGTGTCACACGTGCAAGCAACGGTTCCAAGCAGCTGCCGTTGCAGCGGCCCCCACGACGGTGCTGGTGCCACTGCCAGACGAGAACTCGCTGGTGATGAGCTACATGTCATCGGCCGTCACGGAGGGTGAAGGCGAGaacgatgatcagaaccgtcgaTCCAAGATGGCCCACCACGACAGGTCTCTCTACtaa